The DNA region CAAAACTCTGTGAAAACTCTCTGAACTCTGTCAGTGTGTCTCCAAGCAACATGTCAGAATGGGAGCAGTTGAGCAGGACGCTGACTATTGCCTGGGTGGCACAGGCGTTGTTTATGACCTGAAAACACACGGAAAAAATACACAGCAATGAGTTGGACAAATAGAATATCCCCTTAAAAGatgcaaatataattttttaaaGCCAACATTACACCTATAGTTATTTGAATACTCAATACTTGAGTGCAACAGATAGCAAATTTATGAATCAATAATTTTCtgcaaatctgtgttttttgttttaaaatctgAGAACAATTTGTTAATACTTATATGCATATAAAATAGGATCTTCCTTTATAATGGAAGAAAACATGTCAGATTGAAGAGAGGCATCCTTGCACTTTGTCGTGCAAGGATGTGTGTTATTGGCCAATTCACTCAAGAAGCACAGCGACTCATTATTAGGAACAACTATGCACCATAGATCATGTCTTGCAATTCCACAGTTACCATATGATGATCCCTAAATTGGCAGAATGTTATTTATACTACAGCTGCAAAATAACAGTCTTTCTAATACTAAAAGACTCaatgtatataaaaacaaaatcacagagCTAAATCTACCTGTTTGGCAAAGAAGATGTGGTCGAGCCTTGAATCCTGAACGATTGATCCTGCTGGCTCCTCACCTGGCTGCCACTTGAACAGGAAAATCAACCCATGAACTGGTCTGGAACAGAgtagatacatttaaaaaaaggggggcCTGTCTTGAGAGGGAGCATCCAATATAAAGAAGCTGCAGGTGTTAACATACTTCAAGTTGTCAAAGTTCTCTGGCTCCATGCTCCAGATTTCTTCAACCTGGGAGCCTTTGCAACCTGACAAGCACAAAGTAAAGCATCAAATACTTATTCACACTTGTATAGCGCATGCTTTAGTCGGGGCAATCTAACCGTTAACCCGGGTTAACAGTCAGCAGAGCGAACCACAACACGCGtcattcacgagtgagggtttGTTTCTACGCGCCGTTGTTTTGAACGCTGAGTAATGCTAGCTGGTTAGCTTGTCTAATTGAGTTAGCCGAGGCTGACCAATTATCACATGCGACTTTTTGTTAGAAAATGCAACGTTTTGGGGGGTGGCTGTACGGAACAGATCGCCTCTCAAGTATTTGCGTTTAATCGTCATAGCGATTAATTGATTCAAGCGTAAGAAATCAGCAGTAGCTCATTTAGAAGTCGCCGTTAGCTTGAAATGCGCTATGTAGCTAGCGCTGTCTGGTAGCAGCAGCACACTGAATGGGCAGCTAGCGAACCAGTCACTCACCGAAACCCTTGATCAGCTCTGTGAACACGCCAGGGTCGCTTTCCATCAGACACCACTCTCCTGCGCTGCCAGCCATTGTTACGAACGGTGTTTGTTCAAGCTACGGTGCACATATACGAGATGCTAATATCCTAGCTTAGCAGTACCCGCTAGTCAAGCTAATTTCAATGAAGCACTGGAGTGACCTCAGCGTGATGCCGTGCAATGTGCGCAATCTGGGTGCACGCGTTTTATGGCACAGCGTGTGCCGTTGGAGGATAACAATTATTTGACATACATGACTTAAAATCATTGGAGACGAgcaccattttaaaaaaaatatgcacgtTTCAACATTTGGAAATAgttaacacaaaatgaatgcCCTATTATGATCTAAAAATGGCCATTTTATGAACTAGAAACACTATACCCGCCCGCCTACGACGGCGGAGGACAACAATTGCAGCACCCTTGTTAAAAATGCATGAGACATGGTAGGCTGACGGTGGactttcattcatatttattcataaaaacacattcttggcataatgaaaacattttagagAGGTAGTTTTACACACCCCATTAACCTTTACCTTCATAACACTAACGAGCATCAAGACGTATTAGGTTACTCATACATTCCAGTAAACCAACAATGTACCTAATATCACAAACAAATATAGAATTGCTAAAATCTTTGCAAACAATGAACATTTCCTAATACTGTGTAATGTTCAAATGAATGTgaacattaaaatgtgaaaatcataaaaaaatctgtagtTCTTTTAATCTTACAACATACAAATAATGACCTCAAATAAACTCAGAGAATGAGTATTGAATCACACTGGCAATACTTCACAACCCAAAGATGTTCACAATTTGATGATGCTTGATGGTGAGAGtcataatcatatttttttcatgaatgtaATATCTTTCAATAAAACAACCATGCAGATGACGAGTAGTTCCacaggttttgttttaaagatggCAGCTTTAATAAGAATACTGTACATCCCTGCATGAAAATGTATGTCGCTTAACATCAATTATCAAATGcactttgataaataaataacatgctCAAGCAGTGTTCAACTTGTAGCATGAGATCGagcaaacatttaataaatacaggATTGAAAAAAACTACAAGAACGGTTAGTCATTTAGCGCACTCAAACTGTCCGCTGCCCGAGCCATCAGAGCTTGTGGCAGCACAGCAGGGAGCACACTGTTCGATCAGGGGCCGCAACTTCCCCTGCTGATGGAGTTGTTTGGTATCAGAGCCACCCCCGATGCAGTTTCCGTTAATGAAGACTCTCGGCACCTGAACACACCAATCGGGTCATAACATTAGTTcttagaaaaacaaatgaggTTTAGTGCAGTTAGACATACTTTCTTGTTTGTCATTGGTTGGTGCTGCCATAACTAATATCTGTTCTAATTGTTTCGACTCGTGTTAACTTTCATCACCATGTTTCCAAAACGGAGATGTCCTGAGCTTGGGGCTAAGCATATTTTAAAGGATCActattgacaaaaataaagcGGATGAAAACCTTTTCTTTACTGAACGCTCACGTGTTTTGTCAACCTCAGTCTGCTTTTGTTGCAGTGCTGCTCTCCTTTAAGACAGCCAGGCTCTACTGTGCAGCATGATCGCATCATGTCTGTGTCACTGGTCACATTTTCCCAGTTAAACTTTGATTAATAtcatacgtttttttttgttattcaattTAACAATCTTAATTCAAGATTTCCAGTATTTGGATCAAGTGGCTTGTGGAAAAATAGGGCCTGTCGAATTGGTAGTGTACAACTGTTATTTCAATGTGTCAGACTTTGAAATAACATTACATATGTAATCAACATTTAGGTAAATTTAAATGTCGgattggactttttttttatctgttttactcatcacttaattattttacttaatgacaaataatgtgttttagaaTCAAgcaatttattaataaaaagaaaaatctagaATCAGAGTTAAGCTGTGCCTATTTTAACTTATTAACAACTTTCACAGCCGTCGAGGTAATGAGGAAGAATACAGTGAGTTagcactgaaataaaataaaagctaaaaataagATATGTAAAGGGGTCTTGCATGATTTTGATACATACTGTCCGGATAAATTTAagtccatttttttccccttcaatCTCATTTTGATCTTAAAACAATCTACATCTTGCAACTTTCAAATCCTTTTTAGTTTTGTCAGTGTATATTATACAGATTTCATGTACAATTCACTTAACATAAAAttgtacttttatattttaagtcttatacaaaatattcaaataatcattcaaatcaaaatgttatttccaTGAAATGAATAGATTTGCTATCATTAAAGACTATAGACTGACAAAGATGCAGCTTTTTCTGGTCTTATCTTGACTGAGATTCAGCTATTTTGAGTCAGGATTAATTCCAGAGTCTTTGCTACAGGCCAAACAAAACACCAGTCAAGTCATcttaatttaacttaaatgCAGAGCTGCCAGAACAAACAAGCTGCATGTTTTGATTCCTTTTTAAATAGATGCTGAAATAACAGGCTGCTAAGTAACTTCAAATTCAGAAAACCCAAATCACAACAGGAGGCTCTCACCGTTCTGGCACCGGTCATCTGAGCTAAGGCCTCTTGCACTCTCCTCCCGTCGTTGTGCTCATCCAGTTCGATCACTTTGTAGGTCGCACCAATTTCATTGAACACATTCTTGGCCATTTTGCAATAAGGACAGGTGGTCTTGGAAAATATCACAACACAGTTCTGTGACACCATCTCCTGAAAGGTCAGGCAAAAATTAGATTTCATTAAATATTGGCAGACCTAGGAAATAGACTGCACGTACCAGGCATCAAGTGAGTTGCTAAGCAAAGGTGAAAGGAACCTCAACTGTTTAGTAGTATTCCCATGGTTAATGTTTAGTGAGTGAGAGAGCTGTGGGTCCAGTTCATAACAGAGTTTTGACTCAAAAATATACAGAGAAATATCAATACAGGAGGTAATATACTGGAATAAACTGACAGATGAAGCCAAGAAACAC from Anoplopoma fimbria isolate UVic2021 breed Golden Eagle Sablefish chromosome 8, Afim_UVic_2022, whole genome shotgun sequence includes:
- the glrx2 gene encoding glutaredoxin 2 isoform X1; translated protein: MFHPGQQRDSFWAIFSFFSMFARVGCLPRVAWTGCRRMGNFTSSPSLSSTSCSQYVQEMVSQNCVVIFSKTTCPYCKMAKNVFNEIGATYKVIELDEHNDGRRVQEALAQMTGARTVPRVFINGNCIGGGSDTKQLHQQGKLRPLIEQCAPCCAATSSDGSGSGQFECAK
- the glrx2 gene encoding glutaredoxin 2 isoform X3, which codes for MGNFTSSPSLSSTSCSQYVQEMVSQNCVVIFSKTTCPYCKMAKNVFNEIGATYKVIELDEHNDGRRVQEALAQMTGARTVPRVFINGNCIGGGSDTKQLHQQGKLRPLIEQCAPCCAATSSDGSGSGQFECAK
- the glrx2 gene encoding glutaredoxin 2 isoform X2; the encoded protein is METGIFRPAVLLQLDIMSMLIISLQLVSSCGSFTFRRMGNFTSSPSLSSTSCSQYVQEMVSQNCVVIFSKTTCPYCKMAKNVFNEIGATYKVIELDEHNDGRRVQEALAQMTGARTVPRVFINGNCIGGGSDTKQLHQQGKLRPLIEQCAPCCAATSSDGSGSGQFECAK